The following coding sequences are from one Microtus pennsylvanicus isolate mMicPen1 chromosome 1, mMicPen1.hap1, whole genome shotgun sequence window:
- the Elk1 gene encoding ETS domain-containing protein Elk-1: MDPSVTLWQFLLQLLREQGNGHIISWTSRDGGEFKLVDAEEVARLWGLRKNKTNMNYDKLSRALRYYYDKNIIRKVSGQKFVYKFVSYPEVAGCSTEDCPPQPEVSVASTVAMAPAAIHAAPGDTASGKPGTPKGAGMAGQGGLARSSRNEYMRSGLYSTFTIQSLQPQPPPPLHPRPASVLPNTTPAGVPAPPSGSRSTSPNPIEACLEAEEAGLPLQVILTPPEATNQKSEELSLEPGFGRPLPPEVKVEGPREELQAVGAAGFGSETVKTEPEVSPSEGLLARLPAVIMENTAQVCGLSASATEITQPQKGRKPRDLELPLSPSLLGSPGPERTPGSGTGSGLQAPGPALTPSLLPTHTLTPVLLTPSSLPPSIHFWSTLSPIAPRSPAKLSFQFPSSGSAQVHIPSISVDGLSTPVVLSPGPQKP, encoded by the coding sequence ATGGACCCGTCTGTGACGCTGTGGCAGTTTCTGCTGCAGCTTCTGAGAGAACAAGGTAACGGCCACATCATCTCTTGGACCTCACGGGATGGCGGTGAATTTAAGTTGGTGGACGCAGAGGAGGTGGCCCGTCTGTGGGGGCTGCGCAAGAACAAGACCAACATGAATTACGACAAGCTCAGCCGGGCGTTGCGGTACTACTACGACAAGAATATCATCCGCAAGGTGAGCGGTCAGAAGTTTGTCTACAAGTTTGTATCCTACCCAGAGGTTGCAGGGTGCTCCACTGAAGACTGCCCACCCCAGCCTGAGGTGTCTGTAGCCTCGACTGTAGCAATGGCCCCTGCTGCTATCCATGCAGCCCCAGGGGACACTGCCAGTGGAAAGCCAGGAACACCCAAGGGTGCAGGAATGGCAGGCCAAGGTGGTTTAGCACGCAGCAGCCGAAACGAATACATGCGCTCGGGCCTCTACTCCACCTTCACAATCCAGTCCCTGcagccacagccaccaccacctctgCATCCTCGGCCTGCCTCAGTGCTCCCCAACACTACCCCTGCAGGAGTACCAGCACCTCCCTCGGGGAGCAGGAGCACCAGTCCAAACCCCATAGAAGCCTGTTTGGAGGCTGAAGAGGCTGGTCTGCCCCTGCAGGTTATCCTGACCCCACCCGAGGCCACAAACCAGAAATCAGAAGAGTTGAGTCTGGAGCCAGGTTTTGGCCGTCCACTGCCCCCAGAAGTGAAAGTGGAGGGACCTAGGGAAGAACTACAAGCAGTAGGGGCTGCAGGCTTTGGTTCAGAAACTGTCAAAACTGAACCAGAAGTCTCACCCTCAGAAGGCCTTCTGGCTCGGCTCCCAGCTGTCATAATGGAAAATACAGCACAGGTTTgtggcctctctgcctctgccactgagATCACCCAACCCCAGAAGGGCCGGAAGCCCCGGGACCTGGAACTTCCACTTAGCCCAAGCCTGCTGGGTAGCCCAGGACCTGAACGGACTCCTGGATCAGGAACAGGCTCTGGTCTGCAGGCACCAGGGCCAGCACTGACACCATCCCTGCTACCCACACATACCTTGACCCCGGTGCTGCTGACACCCAGCTCACTGCCccccagcattcatttctggAGCACTCTGAGTCCAATTGCACCCCGTAGTCCAGCCAAGCTCTCCTTCCAGTTTCCGTCCAGTGGCAGCGCACAGGTGCACATCCCTTCCATCAGCGTGGATGGCCTCTCGACCCCCGTGGTGCTCTCCCCAGGGCCCCAGAAGCCATGA